The window CATGCCCTGGCCGCTCGCGCTGCTGGTCGCCGGCCTGATCTGCGTGCCGGTCTCCCTCGTGATCGCCGTCCCCGCGATCCGCCTGTCCGGGCTCTACCTCGGCCTCGCGACGCTCGGGTTCGGCATCGTGCTCAACCAGTTCTTCTACGCCAAGGACTACATGTTCGGGTTCGGCTCGGTCGACACCGAGCGGCCCACGTTCTGGGACATGGACACCTCCGAGTCGCACTACTACTACCTGTTGCTCGGAATCGCCGCCGCCTGCGTCGCCCTGGTGCTCTGGATCGAGCGCTCCCGCCTGGGCCGGCTGCTGCGCGGCATGGCCGATGCCCCGGTCGCGCTGTCCACCCTCGGTCTGGCGGTCAACATCTCCCGCACGATCGTGTTCTGCATCGCCGGCTTCCTCGCCGGCATCTCCGGGGCCCTGTATGCCTCGATGTTCGGCTCGGTCAGCGCGGAGAGCTACTTCTTCGTCCAGTCGCTGATCGTGCTCGCGGTGCTCGCGATCTCCGGCCGGCGCACCGTCGTCGCCGCGATCGTCGCGCCGATCCTGCTCTACGTCGTGCCGAACTACATCACCAACGAGGACTTCTTCCAGTGCCTCCAGATGTTCTTCGGTCTCGCCGCGATCGCCGCCGCCATCGGTTCCCAGGGCGCGTTCGACCGCTGGTACGCCGCGACCGCGGCACGTCACTCCTCCCGTCGCTCCGGCCCGGCGTCCGTCCGGGTCGAGGACTACCTCGCCAAGAAGGTCTGCCGCCCTGCACCGGCGGATGACCGCGAACCCGTTGGAGCATCCCGATGACCCTCACCCCTCGCCCCCACCTGGGGAAGCAGTTCGTACGCAACCGCCGCGTCGCTGCGGTCGCGGGTCTGCTGGCGCTCGTCGTGCCGCTGTCCGGCTGCGGTACCCGCATGTCCTCGGAGGCGATCTCGGCGGCCGACGGGTCCGCCATCTCCGCCCAGGCCGCCAACGGCGCGGCCGGGGCCCTCACCGGCGACACCGGGGTCATCGCCCCCGGCGCCGTCGACCCGAGCGCCGCCGGTCTCGCCGCGGCGCCGGGCACCACCGGCGCCGCCACCACCGGCGGGGCGACCACCGGGACGACGGGGGCCGCGGCCGCCGCCGGTCCCGCTGCGGCGACCGGTGCGAAGACGAACTCGGGGGCCAAGAGCGCGGCCGCCGGCGCGGCCGACGTGAGCGGGCCGAACGCCCCGTGCAAGCAGACGCTCGCTCCGGTGATTCTCGGTCAGACGTCGCCGTCGTCGGGCATCATCGGCGCCTCGACGTTCAACATGCGCGCCGGACTCGCGCTGTGGGCGCGGGCGGTCAACGCCGCCGGCGGCGTGCAGTGCCACCCGGTGCAGCTGTACCAGATGGACGACGCCGCCGACCCCGCGCGCGTGACGTCGAACTTGAACGACATGGTGAACAACAAGAAGGCGATCGCGATCGTCGGCGCCGGCATCCCCACCACGTTCTCCGCGGCGAAGCGGTTCGCCGAGCAGAACAAGGTGCCGTTCGTCGGTGGCGACATGATCGAGGCGCCCTGGTTCTCCAGCCAGTGGTTCTTCCCGCAGGGCGGCGGCCCGCTGGCCGCCTACGCCGGCGCGACCAAGGAAGCCGCGCTCAAGGCCAACACCAAGAAGGTCGGCCTGATCTACTGCGTCGAGGCCGCGATCTGCGGAACGATCAACGAGAACTTCGAGGCGATGGCCAAGGCCTCCAACCTCGAGGTCGTGCTCCGCAAGGTCTCCTCGATCACCTCGCCGGACTACACGGCGGAGTGCCAGGCTCTCAAGGCCGCCGGCGCCGAGGCCGTGTTCGTGGCCCTCGAAGGGTCGGGCGACGCCCGGTTCGCGCGCTCCTGCCTGTCGCTCGGCTATGCGCCGCCGTCGGCGACGTCGGCCCTGTCGGTCTCGGCCGAGGCGGCTCTCGACCCGAACTTCCGCAAGCTCGGCGTCTACCTCGGCACCGGCAACGCGCCCTACCAGGCGAACGACAACCCGGGCGTGAAGGCGTTCCGGGCGGCGTACGACCGGTTCGCGCCGGGCTCGTCGATCGACCAGAACACGATCAGCCAGTGGACCTCGGGCAAGTTGTTCGAGAAGGCGATCGCCAACGTCTTCGAGAAGGCCCGCAGCGGCCCGATCACCCGCGACCTGCTGCTCGAAGGCCTCTGGATGATCAAGAACGAGAAGCTCGACGGCCTCGCCCCGGGGATCAGCTTCAACAAGCAGGCGCCGCCGGACCAGAACGACTGCTACGCGCTGCTGAACCTCACGACCGAGGGGTACACGGCCCCGAAGGGCTCGAAGTTCGAGTGCTTCAAGGGCCTGCCGAAGGGATTCTGAGGCAACATTTCCGACACAGCATCTTGAGACAATCTGACGCACAATAGGTGAACGACGGTCCATGACGACGGAGGCCCGGGTGCCCGGATCAGAGCGCGAGGTGCTGGCCCGGCGCCCGGTGCGCCGGCCCTCCGCGGTCGTCCGTGGCCTCCTGCTCGACAGTGCCCGCCGTCTGTTCGCCGCTCGTGGTTACGCCGGCGCCAGCACGCGAGAGATCGCGGCTGATGCCGGCGTCAACGAGGCCCTGATCTTCCGTCACTTCGGGAACAAGGTCGGTCTGTTCCGCGCGGCGGTGGTGGAGCCCTTTCGCACCCTGATCGACGACTTCGTCGACTCCTGGCAGGCGACCTACATCGCCAACAGCATGTCGACCGAGGGCCTCACCGGTGCGTGGATACACGCCCTGCACGACATGATGCGCGAGCACCGGGAGCTGATCGTCGCGCTCATCGGCGCCAACTCGTTCGACGCCGAGCACGACCCGGACGGCGACCCGCTCTCCGACGCGTTCGCCAAGCCGCTCGAACGGCTGGAGCGCTTCACCCGCCGCGAGATGGCCGGCCGCGGGCTCGGCGCGAACCCGACCGTCGCCGTGCGCGCCACGTTCGGCATGGTGCTGTCGATGGCCGTGCTCGACGACTGGTTCTTCAGCGGTGTCACGCGGCCACCGTCCGAGGAGACGATCGCGCGCGAGATGACCGACCTCGTGGTCTTCGGCATCCGCGGCCCGAACGGCGGCCCCGTCCGGAGGTGACCCGTCGAGGATGACCCGTCAGAGGATGACGAGCATTCCGATCAGACCGACCCCGACCAGCGCGCAGTAGGCCGCGAAGGCCGTCCGCAGGCGGGGATCCGCGTGCCGGAGTTCCATGAACTCCATGCCGATCAGGTAGATCTTCACGACCGCGACGCCGAGCACGAGCGAGGCTGCGGCGGTCGGGTCACTGAGACCGTGGTCGGTGCCGACCCACCACGCGATCAGGGTGGCGGCGATGAGCGCCAGCCAGGTCGTCCCGATCGACGTGCGCAGGAACGTCACCGTGTGCGAGTTGGACGGGTTAAGAGCCATCGGTCAGCCCACCGGCGTCAGGTAGATGAGCGGGAACAGGACGACCCAGAGCAGGTCGACGAGGTGCCAGTAGCAGCCGCTACCTTCGAGGAAGCCGCGCCGGGGTTGCGGACGGCCGAGCTCGCGCCACATTGCGAACAGCAAGCCGAGGCCGATCGTCACGTGGGCCAGGTGGATCCCGGTCAACATGTAGTAGGCCTGGAAGAAGTCGTTGGTCGAGACGGTGTGACCGTCCGCAATGCTCGACCCCCACTCCAGAGCCTTGATCGCCAGGAAGCCGAAGCCGCACCCGATGGCCCCCAGCACGAGTCGGTCGGGGCGGCCGGCGCCGGTGCGGTTCCCGTGCACGGCCATGGCCACGAACAGCGAACCGGTGAGCAGCAGCAACGTGTTGATCAGGCCCAGCGTCTGGTTCAACGTCGCCTGGGACTCCGCGAACATCGCGGGCTGGTCGTCCCGAACGTAGATCACGATGCCGAACAACGCGGCGAACAGCAGCATGTCCGCGAACATGAAGAGCCACAGGCCCGGCTCGCCGGGGATCGCCGCGGGCCGGTCGGTGCGGACGTCGCGGGGGTTCTCGGTGAGGGTCATCCGCGCTGCACCTGAAACTCGACGTCGGAGAGTTCAGCCATCGCGTCCTCCGCGGCTTCGTCCTCGATCGCGCGCCGCAGCATCACGAACCACAGGGCGAACCAGACGCCGAAGACGTTGGCCGGGATCCAGAAGGTGGCGAACCCGTTCCACGCGAACGCTCCGGTGTGGAAGTAGATGATGAACGGGCCGGGCAGGAAAGCGAACGCGACCCAGAGGTTCGCGTAGCCGAACCAGCGAGGAAAGAGCGGGCGTTCCCGCTTGTCGCCGAGCGTGGCCACGCCGACTGAGACGCACTGCAGGATCGCGGGCCAGCCGATGCCCACCATGCAGAGGATGCCCAGACTGTGGAACGCGGCGGTGATCTCCGGGTCCCGCTCCGGGGCGTACGCGGCAGCGGCAAAGGTGAAGGCCGGGACGATGACGACCATGATCCCGGCCCCGCCGGCGGCGAGCTGCGTGTAGGTGAACAGGGGGCGGTCCCCCTCGATGCGGCGCAGCTGTCGGCTCATCAGTGCGATCCACACACCCTGGAAGAAGCTCGACAGGCCGATGAGGAGCGCACCGGTGCGGATGCCGTCGGTGTTCGAGCGGTACATCTCCGCGATCTCGTCGGCGGACATGTTGGCCTCGGGCGGCGGCAGCCACCCGGCCGCGAGGATGCCACCGAAGAACACCGCGATGAAGACCGGTCCGCTCCAGAGGCACGCGCGTTGGATTCCCGGCGTCATCTGACCAACCTAGATTTTTTGTAACGGCGATTCAATAGTGAAAATGTACTCCAGAAACGCTGGAGGTTGACCACAGTAGACCCGATCTCGGACAATGTGTCCAGACTTCCTGTAGTTGCGCTGCCGCCCCCGCTCGGAAGGGACGTTCCATGGGTCACCCGAAGCCGGCCTACGACTCGGTGTCGTTGTCGCCGCTCGCGTTCTGGTCGAAGGATCCACGGGGTCGCGACGAGGAGCTCTCGATCCTGCGGCGGGAGCGCCCGCTGAGCTGGCACCCGCCGGCGGAGGGCTCGATGATGGAGCCCGACGAACAGCAGGAGGGGTTCTGGGCGGTCACGTCCAACGCCCTCATCAAGGAGGTCTCCACCCGGCCGGAGGACTTCTGTTCGGGCAACGGGATCACGCTCGAGGAGGTCCCGACCGAGATCCTCGAGACCGTCTCCTCGTTCCTCGCGATGGACGCCCCGCGGCACACCAAGCTGCGCAAGCTCGTCTCGTCGGCGTTCACGCCCCGCCGCGTCCGGATCATCGAGGAGCAGATCCACGCACGCGCCGTGAAGATCGTGGACGACCTGCTGGAGCACCCCGAAGGGGACTGGGTCCGCCAGGTCTCGATGAAGCTCCCGATGCAGACGATCTTCGACATGATGGGCGTCCCGGAGGAGTTCCACGCCGACACCGTCCGCGGTGTCGAGGGAATGGTCGCCTGGGCGGACGACGAGGTCCGGGCCGGTCTCGCGCCCGAGGAGCTCCTCATGGAGTCCCTGCTCTCGCTGCTGCGCGTCGCGACGACGCTGATCGCCGACCGGCGCGAGAACCCGCAGGACGACCTGATGACCAACCTGGTCCAGGCCGAGGTCGACGGCGGCAAGCTGACCGAGGACGAGATCGCCGGCTACTTCTGTCTGCTCGCCGTGGCCGGCAACGACACCACGCGCAACACGACCTCGCAGACCGCGAAGGCGCTGACCGACTTCCCCGAGGCGCGCAAGCTCCTGATCGAGGACTTCGACGCGTACGCGCCCACCGCGGTCGAGGAGATGGTCCGCTGGGCGACGCCGGTCATGACGTTCCGGCGCACCGCGACCCGCGACTGCGAGCTGAACGGGATCCAGATCTCGCAAGGAGACTGGATCGGCATGTTCTACGAGTCGGGGAACCGGGACGAGGCGGTCTTCGCCGATCCGTGGGTCTTCGACGTCCGCCGCGACCCCAACCCGCACGTCGGCTTCGGCGGCGGCGGGCCGCACTTCTGCATGGGGTCGATGCTGGCCAAGACCCAGCTGCGGCACCTGTGGAAGGAGATCCTCACCCGCGCGCCGAACTTCGAGGTGGGCGAGCCGGAGTACTTGGTCGGTAACTTCATGTGCGCCACCAAGCGGCTTCCGTACCAGCTCAACCTCTGACTCACGAAAGCGAGCCCTCCCATGCGGGTGTTCGAGAACCTCGACGAGTTCGTCGCCGCCGCCGGGACCGACCTCGGTTCCTCCGACTGGGTCCTCGTCGACCAGAAGCGGATCGACACCTTCGCCGACGCGACCGGTGACCACCAGTGGATCCACGTCGACCCGGAGCGGGCCGCGGAGGGCCCCTTCGGCGCGACGATCGCGCACGGTCTGCTGACGCTGTCGCTGTACCCCGCGCTGATGCTGCAGATCTACGAGGTCCGGAACGTCTCGATGGGCGTGAACTACGGCTTCAACAAGGTGCGGTTCCCCTCGCCGGTCCCGGTGAACTCCGAGGTCCGCATGTCGCTGTCGATCAACGAGGTGTCGACCTTCGACGGCGGCGCGCAGGCGGTCATGGGCGCGACCATCGAGGTCAAGGGCGCCGCCAAGCCCGCGGCGGTGCTCGAGGCGATCGTCCGGTACGTGAAGTGAGCGACGAGGTACTCGTCCGCGCCGACGGCCGGGTCGGGTACATCACTCTGAACCGGCCGGAGGCGAAGAACGCGATCACCGTCGAGCTCAGCCACGGGCTGGCCGCGGGGGTGCGCGAGCTGGAGCCGGAGGTCGACGTTCTCGTCGTCCGCGGCGCGGGCGGGACCTTCTGTGCCGGCGGCGACGTCGCGCAGCTCGACGCGCTGCGGGCGAAGGGACGCGTGGACCTCGCGACGATGTTCACCGCGTTCCGCGACGCCCGGGCCGCGATCGCCCAGGCCGAGGTGCCGGTCGTCGCGGTCGTCGAGGGCCACGCGGTCGCGGGCGGGTTCGAGCTCGCCTGCTCGTGCGACATCGTCCTCGCCGCGGAGTCCGCCACGTTCGCCGACATCCACTCCCGGTTCGGGCAGATCCCGGGCGGCGGCGGGACCCAGCTGCTCTCGCGGCTGGTCGGGCGCGCCCGGGCGTCCGCGCTCGTACTCACCGGCGACGCCCTGACGGCTCGTCAGGCGCAGGAGTGGGGCCTGGTGTACGAGGTCGCCGAGGACGTGGACGCCGCGCTGGCCAGCCTGATCAAGCGACTCTCGCGGGGCTCCCGTGCGGCCCGCGCGCAGTCCAAGCGGCTTCTCCGCGGCGGTCTGGAGCTGCCGCTCGACGACGCGCTCGACCTCGAGCTCGAAGCGGTCCTCGACCACATTCTGGGCGACGCCGGCGCCGCGGCCGTGGACGCCTTCAGCAACCGGAAGGACAGTGCGTGACCTCGGAACCGAAGGCCCTGATCGGGGACGGCCTCGTCCTGCTCGACCTCCACCCCGACGGCGTGGGGCACCTGCGGCTGAACCGGCCCGAGGCGTCGAACGCGATGAGCAACGAGTTCCTCAAGGCGTTGTTCGACGCGGTGATGGTGTGTCACGGCGACGCGTCGATGCGGGCCGTCGTGCTCTCCGGCGAGGGGCGGCACTTCTGCGCCGGCGGCGACGTGAAGGACTTCGCCTCCAAGGGTGAGGGACTGCCGGACTACCTGCGCGAGGCCACAACCTGGCTCGGCATGGTGGCCGGTGCGCTGGTCCGGCTGCAGCAGCCCGTTGTCGTCGCGGTGCAGGGTTACGCGGCCGGCGGCGGTGGGCTCGGGCTGGTGTGCGCCGGCGACCTCGTCGTCGCCGGGCGCAAGGCCAAGTTCATGTCGGGCGCGACGCGCGCCGGCATGGCACCGGACGCCGGGTCGACCGTCGCGCTGCAGCGGATCGTCGGGTTCCGCAGGGCGATGGAGATTGTGCTGCTCAACCCGACGCTGACCGCCGACGACGCCCTCGCGATCGGGCTCGTCAACCGCGTGGTCGACGACGAGGCGGTCCTGGAGTCCGCGTTCGAGATGGCGCGTACCCTCGCGGCCGGCGCCCCGCTCGCGATGGCCGGGGCGAAGCGGCTGCTCTGGGACGGCGTCGGCCGCTCCATCGAGGAGGCGTTCCCGGACGAGTCCCGCACGGTGTCGGCGCTGTCCGGCACCGCGGACGCGCGCGAGGCGCTCGCCGCCGTCATCGAGAAGCGGACCCCGACGTTCGAGGGTCGCTGATGCCCGACTTCACCGGGCGGACCGCGATCGTCACCGGCGGCGGCCGGGGGATCGGCGAGGCGATCTGCCGCGCCCTGGCCGCGGGCGGCGCGTCCGTCCACGTCGTCGACCGGGACGCCGAGCCCGCCGAGAAGGTCGCGGCCGAGACCGGCGGGACGCCCGTCGTGCTCGACGTCTCCGACTTCGCCGCGGTGGAGGAGCGGCTGTCCGCGATCGGCGCCGACATCCTCGTCAACAACGCCGGCTTCGACGAGCATTGCTGGTTCACCGAGGCGACTCCGGAGTACTGGCGGCGCCTGGTCTCGGTGAACCTGGAGGGCGTCTTCGCGTGCACCCACGCGGTGCTGCGCGGGATGCAGGAGCGGCGCTACGGCCGGATCGTGAACGTCGCCTCCGAGGCCGGGCGCATCGGGTCGAAGGGCAACGCCGTCTACGCCGCGACCAAGGGCGGCGTCATCGTGTTCTCGAAGTCGATCGCGTTGGAGAACGCGCGGTTCTCGATCACGTCGAACACGATCCTGCCCGGCCCGATCGACACCCCGCTGCTCGATCAGGTCCGCGCCCACCCCAAGGGTGACGACATGATCGCCGCCATGAAGCGCCTGACGCCCCTCGGCCGGCTCGGCGAACCCCGCGAGGTCGCCGACGCCGTCGCGTTCCTTTGCTCCGAGGAGGCCGCCTACATCACCGGCGAGACCCTCGGCGTCTCCGGCGGCATGGGCATCGGCGCCGGCTGACCCCCTCGCCGACCGGCTGTGTCGACCGGCTCCGTCGCCCGGCTGTGTTGACAAAAGGGTGTCACCCTTTGTGGACCGGGCTGTGTTGATTAGGGGTGTCACCCTTTGTCAACCGGCTGTGTTGATAAGGGGTGTCACCCCTTGTCGACGCAGGGGGGCGCTCGTCAGGCGGACAAGCGCGCCAGGACGCGGTCGACGACGATCTTGGCGGTCTCGGCGCACGCGGTCGTGCCGCCGTTGGCGTACTCCTTGACGCCGTCGCCGAGGTTCCAGAGGTTCGGCAGTGGCGTCTCGGGTGTCAGGTCGAAGCCGGCGACGGCGCGCTGCGGCGGCCAGGCGTCGCGGGTGATGACCTCGGAGAGGACCCGGGCCCGGGTGTCGAAGTCCGGGATGTGCTCGCGGATGTCCTCGTACAGCAGCGCGAGTTCGGCGTCGTTGTCGAAGTCGCCGACCGCCGGCCGCGGGACCGCCGTCGCGACGTAGAGGTTCCAGCCGGGTGGGGCCATCTCCGGGCAGAGGTCGGTGAAGTTGGCCATGTACGCCAGGCGGCGGGACTTCGCGAAGCCGAGCATGCCCGGCATCTCTAGCAGCCGCTCCTGGCTCGCGAAGTTGACGGTGACCATCGCGCTCGGTCGGTCCGCGCGCTTGACCGCCATCAGGTAGTCGGCGTCGAAGGCGTCCTCACCGACCAGACGGACCGTGTTGGCCGGGCCGACGTTGCTGAGGACGACCCGCGCGGTGACCGTGCTGCCGTCGCCGAGCGTCGCAGTCGCGGAGTCCGGCGAGATCTGAAGCGACGTGACTTCGGTGGAGAGGCGGACCTCGCCGCCGTGCTGGGTGATGGCGTCGGCCAAGGCCCTCCAGAGGCCGATCGTCCCCTCGGGGTGGAAGCCGAACCGCTTGAACGCGCTCTTGCGGGTGAAGTAGGTGAGGAACACACGGGCGGGGAGCTCGTCAGAACCCACCGCGAAGATCGAGGCACACATGTTCCGGAAGATCCCGTGCACCGACTCGTTCTTCGTGTACTTGTTCAGCCACTGCTCGAGGGTGAGTTCGTGCTCGGGCAGGCCGTCGTCGGACCGGGCGGCGCCGATGCCGCCGAGGATCTTCGCGCCGGAGCGCGACATCTTCGACAGCAGCAGACCCCAGCCACCGCCGGTGACATCGACGTCCTTCTTCCCGACGCGGTAGAGGATCGGCGGGGACGGCTCGCGGATGTCGAAGCGCGCACCCACCTCCCGACAGGTCTCCTCGGTGATGCCACCGACCTCGATGACGATCGCGCCGTCGTTGACCTGAAAGCCCTCGACCTCGGTCGTCGACGCGCGGCCGCCGACCTTGTCGAGACGCTCGACCACCAGGACCGATCGCCCGGCGTGCGCCAGGCGGGCCGCCGCGAACAGGCCGCCGGCACCGGCTCCGATGACGAGGACGTCGTAGTCCGTCATGTCTCCTCCGAGGGGGCGCTCAGACCCTGACGGATCATCAGCTGAGCGGTCGAGATGGTGCGGGCCAGTGACCCGCGGGACGGGTTGAACCACTCGGCCGCCCAGTTGAGGGCACCGAGGACGAACATGCGGGCGGCCGCCGGGTCGAGGGCGGGGTTGAGCTGGCCCGTGCGGGTGGCGTCCGCGATCAGCGTCCGCCAGAGCACGCCGTACCGGCGCTCGTCGACGAGCTGGGCCTCGCGCAGCGCGGGCGGCAGCGACGACGCCAGCCGGATCGCGACCGCGCCGTACTTCGAGTCGCGCAGCGTGGCCTGCAGGTGACCGGCGACGGCGGCCTCGATGCGGTCCATCGGGGTCGCGCTCGCCGGGAGCGCCGCCAGCTCCCGCTCGACGGACGCGAGGACGCGGCGCACACCTTCCTGGACCGCCTCGCCGATGACCTCGTCGCGCGAGTTGAAGTAGTAGTAGACGGCCGTCGGCTGGACCCGGGCGAGCTCCGCGATGTCGGACAGGCGCGTGCCGGCGTAGCCCTTGGCGTTGAGCACCTCGGCGGTGGCGTCGAGGATGCGCTCGCGGGTGGCCTCGGACTTCGACTGGGCGCGTGCCGGTGTGGCCATCGGGTGAGCCTCCGTCAGTCGGATCGTCAGGACTAGTACGAGGCCGGGAGCTTGAGGCTGTGCTGGGCGACGAAGTTGAGCACCATCTCCCGGCTCACCGGGGCCGTCTTGAGCATGCGGGCGACGAACCAGAGATCGGCGAGACCGTATTCGAGCGACATCCCGTTGCCGCCGTGGACCTGCATCGCCTGGTCGAGCGTCCGCAGCGACGAGTCGGCCGAGACGAACTTCGCGATGTTCGACGCCTCGCCGGCCTCGAGCCCGAGGTCGTAGAGCTCGGCCGCGCGGTACGTCACGAGCCGCGCCGTCTGGGTGCCGATGTAGCACTCGGCGAGCGGGTGCGAGACGCCCTGGTGTGAACCGATCGGCACGTTCCAGACCTGACGCTCCGTCGCGTACCGGACCGCCTTGTTGAGCGCGTACCGCGCGATGCCGTTGCTGATGCACGCGGCGGTGATGCGCTCCGGGTTCAGGCCGGAGAACACCTGCCGCAGCCCCTGGCCCTCGACGCCGATCAGCGCCTCCGGCCCGATCGCGACGTCGTCGAAGAAGACGGTGAACTGGTGCTCCGGCTGGGACAGCGCCGCCGGGATCGGGGTCCAGCTCAGGCCGGGTGCGTCGGTGGGGACGACGAACAGCGAGAGCGGGTGCTTGCCCTTCGCGTCCGGCTCGGGCTGCCGCACCACCACGAGGACGGCGTCCGCCTCGTCGATGGCGGACGTCCAGTACTTGGTGCCGTTGATCCGCCAGCCGTCGCCGTCCGGCCGCGCCGTCGTCGTGATGACGTGGCTGTTCGACCCGGCGTCGGGCTCGGTGATCGCGAACGCCATCTTTCGCGAGCCGTCGGCGATGCCGGGCAGCCAACGCGACTTGAGCTCGTGGCTGCCGTGCTTGTCGAGGATCGTGCCGCAGATCGCGGGGGAGATGACGCTCAGAAGCAGCGGGCAGCCCTGCGTCGCGGTTTCCTCGATCGCGACCGCGAGGTCGCCCATCGTGCCGCCCCCGCCGCCGTACTCCTCGGACAGGTGGATGCCGAGGAACCCGGCCGCGCCGAGGTCCTTCCACAGCTCGGTCGGCTCGACGTGCCGCGTCGCGCAGTCGGCGAAGTACTCGTGGCCGTACTTGCCGACGAGCTTCCCGACGGCCGCGCGCAGCGCCGCGCGCTCCGGGCTGTCGACGATCAGGCTGCTGTCCACGGTGCTCTCCCTCCTGACGTCCGAAGAAGTGGCTGCAATAGCGACCAGATGTTCGGACGCAACGATCAACGGCCGCGGAAGTCCGGGCGGCGGCGGGCGGCGAAGGCGCTCATGCCCTCGCCGAGGTCGGACGTGCGGGCGATCTCGTCCACCTCGCGCAGTTCGGCGGCGAGCTGGTCGCGCAGGGAGTGATCGAAGCTGTCGCGCAGGAGCCGGCGCATCGCGGCGAACGCGCGCGTCGGGCCGGCGGCGAGCTTCGCGGCGATGCGGGCGGCCTCGGCGTCGACCTCGGCCGCGGGGACGACGTCGGTGAGCAGGCCCCACTCGAGTGCCTCGGCGGCGGTGAGGCGGCGGTTGAGCAGGTAGAGCTGTTGCGTCCGGCGCAGCCCGATCAGGCGCGGCAGGTACCAGCTGTTGCCGCCGTCGGACGTCATGCCGAGTGCGGCGTACCCGAGCGC of the Sporichthya polymorpha DSM 43042 genome contains:
- a CDS encoding enoyl-CoA hydratase/isomerase family protein, whose product is MTSEPKALIGDGLVLLDLHPDGVGHLRLNRPEASNAMSNEFLKALFDAVMVCHGDASMRAVVLSGEGRHFCAGGDVKDFASKGEGLPDYLREATTWLGMVAGALVRLQQPVVVAVQGYAAGGGGLGLVCAGDLVVAGRKAKFMSGATRAGMAPDAGSTVALQRIVGFRRAMEIVLLNPTLTADDALAIGLVNRVVDDEAVLESAFEMARTLAAGAPLAMAGAKRLLWDGVGRSIEEAFPDESRTVSALSGTADAREALAAVIEKRTPTFEGR
- a CDS encoding cytochrome P450, with product MGHPKPAYDSVSLSPLAFWSKDPRGRDEELSILRRERPLSWHPPAEGSMMEPDEQQEGFWAVTSNALIKEVSTRPEDFCSGNGITLEEVPTEILETVSSFLAMDAPRHTKLRKLVSSAFTPRRVRIIEEQIHARAVKIVDDLLEHPEGDWVRQVSMKLPMQTIFDMMGVPEEFHADTVRGVEGMVAWADDEVRAGLAPEELLMESLLSLLRVATTLIADRRENPQDDLMTNLVQAEVDGGKLTEDEIAGYFCLLAVAGNDTTRNTTSQTAKALTDFPEARKLLIEDFDAYAPTAVEEMVRWATPVMTFRRTATRDCELNGIQISQGDWIGMFYESGNRDEAVFADPWVFDVRRDPNPHVGFGGGGPHFCMGSMLAKTQLRHLWKEILTRAPNFEVGEPEYLVGNFMCATKRLPYQLNL
- a CDS encoding SDR family NAD(P)-dependent oxidoreductase translates to MPDFTGRTAIVTGGGRGIGEAICRALAAGGASVHVVDRDAEPAEKVAAETGGTPVVLDVSDFAAVEERLSAIGADILVNNAGFDEHCWFTEATPEYWRRLVSVNLEGVFACTHAVLRGMQERRYGRIVNVASEAGRIGSKGNAVYAATKGGVIVFSKSIALENARFSITSNTILPGPIDTPLLDQVRAHPKGDDMIAAMKRLTPLGRLGEPREVADAVAFLCSEEAAYITGETLGVSGGMGIGAG
- a CDS encoding cytochrome C oxidase subunit IV family protein → MALNPSNSHTVTFLRTSIGTTWLALIAATLIAWWVGTDHGLSDPTAAASLVLGVAVVKIYLIGMEFMELRHADPRLRTAFAAYCALVGVGLIGMLVIL
- a CDS encoding phytoene desaturase family protein translates to MTDYDVLVIGAGAGGLFAAARLAHAGRSVLVVERLDKVGGRASTTEVEGFQVNDGAIVIEVGGITEETCREVGARFDIREPSPPILYRVGKKDVDVTGGGWGLLLSKMSRSGAKILGGIGAARSDDGLPEHELTLEQWLNKYTKNESVHGIFRNMCASIFAVGSDELPARVFLTYFTRKSAFKRFGFHPEGTIGLWRALADAITQHGGEVRLSTEVTSLQISPDSATATLGDGSTVTARVVLSNVGPANTVRLVGEDAFDADYLMAVKRADRPSAMVTVNFASQERLLEMPGMLGFAKSRRLAYMANFTDLCPEMAPPGWNLYVATAVPRPAVGDFDNDAELALLYEDIREHIPDFDTRARVLSEVITRDAWPPQRAVAGFDLTPETPLPNLWNLGDGVKEYANGGTTACAETAKIVVDRVLARLSA
- a CDS encoding ABC transporter substrate-binding protein; protein product: MTLTPRPHLGKQFVRNRRVAAVAGLLALVVPLSGCGTRMSSEAISAADGSAISAQAANGAAGALTGDTGVIAPGAVDPSAAGLAAAPGTTGAATTGGATTGTTGAAAAAGPAAATGAKTNSGAKSAAAGAADVSGPNAPCKQTLAPVILGQTSPSSGIIGASTFNMRAGLALWARAVNAAGGVQCHPVQLYQMDDAADPARVTSNLNDMVNNKKAIAIVGAGIPTTFSAAKRFAEQNKVPFVGGDMIEAPWFSSQWFFPQGGGPLAAYAGATKEAALKANTKKVGLIYCVEAAICGTINENFEAMAKASNLEVVLRKVSSITSPDYTAECQALKAAGAEAVFVALEGSGDARFARSCLSLGYAPPSATSALSVSAEAALDPNFRKLGVYLGTGNAPYQANDNPGVKAFRAAYDRFAPGSSIDQNTISQWTSGKLFEKAIANVFEKARSGPITRDLLLEGLWMIKNEKLDGLAPGISFNKQAPPDQNDCYALLNLTTEGYTAPKGSKFECFKGLPKGF
- a CDS encoding MaoC family dehydratase; translated protein: MRVFENLDEFVAAAGTDLGSSDWVLVDQKRIDTFADATGDHQWIHVDPERAAEGPFGATIAHGLLTLSLYPALMLQIYEVRNVSMGVNYGFNKVRFPSPVPVNSEVRMSLSINEVSTFDGGAQAVMGATIEVKGAAKPAAVLEAIVRYVK
- a CDS encoding cytochrome c oxidase subunit 3, which translates into the protein MTLTENPRDVRTDRPAAIPGEPGLWLFMFADMLLFAALFGIVIYVRDDQPAMFAESQATLNQTLGLINTLLLLTGSLFVAMAVHGNRTGAGRPDRLVLGAIGCGFGFLAIKALEWGSSIADGHTVSTNDFFQAYYMLTGIHLAHVTIGLGLLFAMWRELGRPQPRRGFLEGSGCYWHLVDLLWVVLFPLIYLTPVG
- a CDS encoding TetR/AcrR family transcriptional regulator → MTTEARVPGSEREVLARRPVRRPSAVVRGLLLDSARRLFAARGYAGASTREIAADAGVNEALIFRHFGNKVGLFRAAVVEPFRTLIDDFVDSWQATYIANSMSTEGLTGAWIHALHDMMREHRELIVALIGANSFDAEHDPDGDPLSDAFAKPLERLERFTRREMAGRGLGANPTVAVRATFGMVLSMAVLDDWFFSGVTRPPSEETIAREMTDLVVFGIRGPNGGPVRR
- a CDS encoding enoyl-CoA hydratase/isomerase family protein gives rise to the protein MSDEVLVRADGRVGYITLNRPEAKNAITVELSHGLAAGVRELEPEVDVLVVRGAGGTFCAGGDVAQLDALRAKGRVDLATMFTAFRDARAAIAQAEVPVVAVVEGHAVAGGFELACSCDIVLAAESATFADIHSRFGQIPGGGGTQLLSRLVGRARASALVLTGDALTARQAQEWGLVYEVAEDVDAALASLIKRLSRGSRAARAQSKRLLRGGLELPLDDALDLELEAVLDHILGDAGAAAVDAFSNRKDSA